A genomic segment from Polyangium mundeleinium encodes:
- the hisD gene encoding histidinol dehydrogenase, giving the protein MIPIHIDGTETFVASLGRLVARGADDLGAVEQDVRAIVSAVRAEGDEAVFRYVERFERRRPDPLVIRAFDGAAALARLEPDLRAALELAADRIRRYHEHQRETGFRYEEDGVVLGMRVRPLARVGVYAPGGKARYPSSVLMSAIPARVAGVRDIVLATPAPDDRLLAAAHLAGVTSILDAGGAQAIAALAYGTASLPRVDKIVGPGNIYVACAKKLVYGDVDIDGIAGPSEIVALADDTADPAIVAADLLSQAEHDEAAWCVLVTTSRALAEAVVDELRPQLAALSRDSIAGEAMRTRGVALVVPTLARLAEIASLVAGEHVAYHVADPEALFDAVEGGGAALLGGMTPVAAGDYLAGPSHVLPTGGAARFGSPLGVYDFVVRASIIQYATPALLRHGPHIVNFARAEGLDAHARAVELRISRHTRLGGRGEGES; this is encoded by the coding sequence ATGATCCCGATTCACATCGACGGAACCGAGACGTTCGTTGCGAGCCTCGGCCGCCTCGTGGCGCGGGGCGCCGACGATCTCGGCGCCGTCGAGCAAGACGTCCGCGCGATCGTGTCGGCTGTCCGCGCCGAGGGAGACGAAGCCGTCTTCCGCTACGTCGAGCGCTTCGAACGTCGCCGCCCCGATCCCCTCGTGATACGCGCGTTCGACGGCGCCGCCGCGCTCGCGCGCCTCGAGCCCGATCTCCGCGCCGCGCTCGAGCTCGCGGCCGATCGGATCCGCCGCTACCACGAGCACCAGCGCGAGACCGGCTTCCGTTACGAGGAGGACGGCGTCGTGCTCGGCATGCGCGTGCGTCCGCTCGCGCGCGTCGGCGTGTATGCGCCCGGCGGCAAGGCTCGGTATCCGTCGAGCGTGCTCATGTCGGCGATCCCCGCGCGTGTGGCTGGCGTGCGTGACATCGTCCTCGCCACGCCCGCGCCCGACGATCGCCTCCTCGCGGCTGCGCATCTCGCAGGCGTCACGAGCATCCTCGACGCGGGCGGCGCGCAGGCCATCGCTGCGCTCGCGTACGGCACGGCGAGCTTGCCGCGCGTCGACAAGATCGTCGGACCTGGAAACATCTACGTCGCTTGCGCGAAGAAGCTCGTCTACGGCGACGTCGACATCGACGGCATCGCGGGGCCGAGCGAGATCGTCGCGCTCGCCGATGACACGGCCGATCCTGCCATCGTCGCCGCGGATCTCCTCTCGCAGGCCGAGCACGACGAGGCTGCGTGGTGTGTCCTCGTCACGACCTCGCGCGCGCTCGCGGAGGCCGTCGTCGACGAGCTCCGACCTCAGCTCGCGGCTCTCTCGCGCGACTCCATCGCGGGTGAAGCGATGCGCACACGTGGCGTCGCGCTCGTCGTCCCGACCCTCGCGCGCCTCGCGGAGATCGCCTCGCTCGTCGCGGGCGAGCACGTCGCGTATCACGTCGCCGATCCCGAGGCGCTCTTCGACGCCGTCGAGGGCGGAGGCGCGGCGCTGCTCGGCGGCATGACGCCCGTCGCGGCGGGCGACTACCTCGCGGGCCCCTCGCACGTCCTTCCGACGGGCGGGGCTGCGCGTTTCGGCTCTCCGCTCGGCGTTTACGACTTCGTCGTGCGGGCGAGCATCATCCAGTACGCGACGCCCGCGCTGCTCCGTCATGGGCCCCACATCGTGAACTTCGCGCGTGCCGAGGGCCTCGACGCGCATGCGCGTGCGGTCGAGTTGCGGATATCGCGTCACACGCGCCTCGGGGGGCGGGGGGAGGGCGAGAGTTAG
- a CDS encoding SMI1/KNR4 family protein, with the protein MDSDLAESVAALKDIFAKRGIPVSFGKAEPAVIDELRKTFRIPARYRAFITAADPTDVETVTPVERVRLFASYKLADEQTLGGKPAAEIPNWRKNWVIIARSALLGDPYFLDTSKLDAEGDCPVFTCMLGTDTIKPVLCASSFQQFLRILATSMEVATGFGNGVLDDEDEAIFREALAPKIKTIDSAALRAGHWT; encoded by the coding sequence GTGGACAGCGACCTGGCCGAATCGGTTGCGGCGCTCAAAGACATCTTCGCCAAGCGGGGCATCCCGGTGAGCTTCGGCAAGGCGGAGCCGGCGGTGATCGATGAGCTACGCAAGACGTTCCGGATCCCTGCGCGGTATCGCGCCTTCATCACGGCCGCCGATCCGACGGACGTCGAGACCGTGACTCCGGTCGAGCGCGTGCGGCTCTTCGCGTCGTACAAGCTCGCGGATGAGCAGACGCTCGGGGGCAAGCCCGCGGCCGAGATCCCGAACTGGCGCAAGAACTGGGTGATCATCGCGCGCAGCGCGCTCCTCGGGGACCCGTACTTCCTCGACACGAGCAAGCTCGACGCCGAGGGGGACTGCCCCGTCTTCACGTGCATGCTCGGCACCGACACGATCAAACCCGTGCTCTGCGCGTCGAGCTTCCAGCAGTTTCTCCGGATCCTCGCGACGAGCATGGAGGTCGCGACCGGCTTCGGCAACGGCGTGCTCGACGACGAGGACGAGGCGATTTTCCGCGAGGCGCTCGCGCCGAAGATCAAGACGATCGACTCGGCAGCGCTGCGCGCGGGTCACTGGACGTAG
- a CDS encoding uracil phosphoribosyltransferase, which produces MVDTAYAESRYRAAEIPHRYGPGIHLIDDPFAWTLLTRACSPDTGQPDMGRLVRMLYEGLARIVLATEFPRARVDVPTRMAVSHPEAVYRGTALSRTAKAVTVGIARAGTMPSQVVFDLMNEVLDPNLVRQDHLFMSRQTNAQGEVIGATWHDAKIGRDVGERYVLFPDPMGATGSSMVSAVSYYKNSLEGTPAKLIAMHLIVTPEYIRRVHAAHPDLVVYAYRLDRGLSPAAVLRSEPGTHEEERGLNEVQYIVPGAGGVGEILNNAWV; this is translated from the coding sequence ATGGTCGACACCGCCTACGCCGAGAGCCGGTACCGGGCCGCCGAGATTCCCCACCGCTACGGGCCGGGGATCCATCTGATCGATGACCCGTTCGCCTGGACCCTTTTGACCCGCGCTTGCTCGCCGGACACAGGCCAGCCGGACATGGGACGCCTGGTCCGCATGCTCTACGAAGGGCTCGCCCGTATCGTGCTGGCCACGGAGTTCCCCCGCGCCCGCGTGGACGTCCCCACCCGCATGGCCGTCTCCCACCCGGAGGCCGTCTACCGAGGCACCGCGCTCTCCAGGACCGCCAAGGCCGTGACCGTGGGCATCGCGCGGGCCGGAACGATGCCCTCGCAGGTGGTCTTCGACCTGATGAACGAGGTGCTCGACCCGAACCTCGTACGGCAAGATCACCTGTTCATGAGCCGGCAGACGAACGCCCAGGGCGAGGTCATCGGCGCGACGTGGCACGACGCGAAAATCGGCCGTGACGTGGGCGAGCGGTACGTGCTGTTCCCCGATCCGATGGGCGCGACGGGCTCGTCGATGGTCAGCGCAGTCTCGTACTACAAGAACTCGCTGGAAGGGACGCCGGCGAAGCTCATCGCGATGCACCTGATCGTGACGCCCGAGTACATCCGGCGCGTGCACGCGGCGCATCCAGATCTCGTGGTGTACGCGTACCGGCTCGATCGAGGGCTGTCGCCGGCGGCCGTGCTGCGCTCGGAGCCCGGGACACACGAGGAAGAGCGCGGGCTCAACGAGGTGCAGTACATCGTCCCCGGCGCAGGCGGCGTGGGCGAGATCCTGAACAACGCCTGGGTTTGA
- a CDS encoding protein kinase domain-containing protein, which translates to MSDVLCPQCATACDPAHRFCHVCGFPISELQTRADDPLLGTTLPGGYVILELIGVGGMGRVYRAEQKALGRTVAVKIIHPHLLGDESASVRFITEARAASRLNHPNIVSVFDFGKSGNQLYLVMEFLRGRDLARVDYEEGPLPFRRIVDIMCQVLAGLAEAHHLGIIHRDLKPENVVLEPMRTGGDFVKVVDFGLAKMREVPSTHITSPGIVCGTPDYMSPEQGRGDPIDGRSDLYTCGVLLFQLLTGRLPFESESPTQVVLMHLTVPPPNPLDVAPARNIPLALVDVTLRAMEKEVSRRYQTADEFTIALRSAAVMLDRGAPPPSVDEPGVACGSCGTIAPRNQKFCGECGARISREAPLSQPRRIAPVSAGPPPRVRLSSLPELPLPFVGRERDLEWLDSFRFDVDRTLATARIVGEGGTGKTRLLQEFIHLASVAGDFVVLTRPDPWGADVGYYVLRESIVALASLPPGGGEPHEWRGATPEARAGLMAIFGKQDRSAPQPSVNMWSKPPAGIVLPDDRRFTAAEALRWAIMRAHESNEGRLVLLAIDDLHAVDGASRNAFADVVVEPPIHPLLVVSTHLPGFDPGWAGATRVLEGLPLDLISQMVSQPLAATLGQGGGRSISPLYLDQVLRFSSEGGTNPPARLGDLVAQRIERLPPEARRVLQAVSVLGDDAQMEDIERLLPSDRNTGTLLAVLRASGMIEQELGGFRAAHPLLREIALATTPVAVRRDLHVRALEGRDGEPLPLPLEVRALHAYHAQDTFEALMLLEQVADRAGERGDRAGAILALRRGLDLARRELFRGELDEPEKAVIIFSRKLGEALARASALTDADGVLREALDLAAGGIERARLLAALAFVAHERGRAKEALTFQHQALDLARSFGSSDLMASLERMRADWNAG; encoded by the coding sequence GTGTCGGATGTCCTTTGCCCTCAGTGCGCCACCGCGTGCGATCCGGCACACCGCTTTTGTCATGTGTGCGGCTTTCCGATCTCGGAGCTGCAAACCCGCGCCGACGATCCGCTGCTCGGCACGACGCTGCCCGGCGGCTACGTCATCCTCGAGCTCATCGGCGTGGGCGGCATGGGCCGGGTCTATCGCGCCGAGCAGAAGGCGCTCGGCCGCACGGTCGCCGTCAAGATCATCCACCCGCACCTGCTCGGCGACGAGAGCGCGTCCGTCCGTTTCATCACCGAGGCGCGTGCGGCGAGCCGGCTGAACCACCCGAACATCGTCAGCGTCTTCGATTTCGGAAAGAGCGGAAACCAGCTCTACCTCGTGATGGAGTTCCTGCGCGGCCGTGATCTCGCGCGGGTCGACTACGAAGAGGGGCCGCTCCCGTTCCGTCGCATCGTCGACATCATGTGCCAGGTGCTCGCGGGGCTCGCGGAAGCGCACCACCTCGGGATCATCCACCGCGACCTGAAGCCCGAGAACGTGGTGCTCGAGCCGATGCGCACGGGCGGCGATTTCGTGAAGGTCGTCGACTTCGGCCTCGCCAAGATGCGCGAGGTGCCGAGCACGCACATCACGAGCCCCGGCATCGTCTGCGGCACCCCCGACTACATGTCCCCCGAGCAGGGGCGCGGGGATCCGATCGACGGCCGCAGCGACCTCTACACGTGCGGCGTGCTGCTCTTCCAGCTCCTCACGGGCCGCCTGCCGTTCGAGTCCGAGTCGCCGACGCAGGTCGTGCTCATGCACCTCACGGTGCCCCCGCCGAACCCGCTCGACGTCGCGCCGGCGCGCAACATCCCGCTGGCGCTCGTCGACGTGACGCTGCGCGCGATGGAGAAGGAAGTCAGCCGCCGCTACCAGACGGCCGACGAGTTTACGATCGCGCTCCGCTCCGCCGCGGTGATGCTCGATCGCGGAGCGCCGCCGCCCTCGGTCGACGAGCCCGGCGTGGCCTGCGGATCGTGTGGCACGATCGCTCCGCGCAACCAGAAGTTCTGCGGCGAGTGCGGCGCGCGGATCTCGCGGGAGGCGCCCCTGAGCCAGCCCCGGCGCATCGCCCCCGTCTCCGCGGGGCCGCCGCCGCGCGTGCGCCTGTCGAGTTTGCCCGAGCTGCCGCTGCCGTTCGTCGGCCGCGAGCGGGATCTCGAGTGGCTCGACAGCTTCCGCTTCGACGTCGATCGCACGCTCGCGACGGCGCGCATCGTCGGCGAAGGCGGCACGGGCAAGACGCGCCTGCTCCAGGAGTTCATCCACCTCGCCTCCGTGGCCGGCGACTTCGTCGTGCTCACGCGCCCCGATCCGTGGGGCGCCGACGTCGGTTATTACGTGCTGCGCGAGTCGATCGTGGCGCTCGCGTCGCTGCCGCCCGGCGGCGGAGAGCCCCACGAGTGGCGCGGCGCGACCCCCGAGGCGCGCGCCGGCCTCATGGCCATCTTCGGCAAGCAGGATCGCAGCGCGCCGCAGCCGAGCGTGAACATGTGGTCGAAGCCCCCCGCAGGCATCGTGCTGCCGGACGATCGGCGCTTCACCGCAGCCGAGGCCCTCCGCTGGGCCATCATGCGCGCGCACGAGAGCAACGAGGGTCGCCTCGTCCTGCTCGCGATCGACGACCTGCACGCCGTCGACGGCGCCAGCCGCAATGCCTTCGCCGACGTCGTCGTCGAGCCGCCGATTCACCCGCTGCTCGTCGTCTCGACGCACCTGCCTGGCTTCGATCCGGGCTGGGCCGGCGCCACGCGTGTGCTCGAAGGTCTCCCGCTCGATCTCATCTCGCAGATGGTGAGCCAGCCGCTCGCCGCGACCCTCGGCCAGGGCGGCGGGCGATCGATCTCGCCGCTTTACCTCGATCAGGTCCTGCGCTTCTCCTCCGAAGGCGGCACGAACCCACCCGCGCGCCTTGGCGACCTCGTGGCCCAGCGCATCGAGCGCCTCCCGCCCGAGGCGCGCCGCGTCCTCCAGGCTGTCTCCGTCCTCGGCGACGACGCGCAGATGGAGGACATCGAGCGGCTCCTGCCCTCGGATCGCAACACGGGCACGCTGCTCGCCGTCCTCCGCGCTTCGGGCATGATCGAGCAGGAGCTCGGCGGCTTCCGCGCGGCGCACCCGCTCCTCCGCGAGATTGCGCTCGCCACGACGCCCGTCGCTGTCCGCCGTGACCTTCACGTGCGCGCGCTCGAGGGGCGCGATGGCGAGCCGCTCCCGCTCCCGCTCGAGGTCCGCGCGCTCCACGCCTACCACGCGCAGGACACGTTCGAGGCGCTCATGCTCCTCGAGCAAGTCGCTGATCGCGCCGGCGAGCGCGGCGATCGCGCGGGCGCCATCCTCGCGCTCCGCCGCGGCCTCGACCTCGCGCGCCGCGAGCTCTTCCGCGGCGAGCTCGACGAGCCCGAGAAGGCCGTGATCATCTTCAGCCGCAAGCTCGGCGAAGCGCTCGCTCGCGCCTCCGCGCTCACCGACGCCGACGGCGTCCTGCGCGAGGCCCTCGACCTCGCTGCAGGAGGCATCGAGCGCGCGCGCCTGCTCGCGGCGCTCGCCTTCGTCGCGCATGAGCGCGGCCGCGCGAAGGAGGCGCTCACCTTCCAGCACCAGGCGCTCGACCTCGCGCGGTCCTTCGGATCGAGTGATCTCATGGCCTCCCTCGAGCGCATGCGCGCCGACTGGAACGCGGGGTGA
- a CDS encoding CaiB/BaiF CoA transferase family protein gives MRPLVGKRILDLSRLLPGPFATLVLADLGATVDKIEDLAGGDYLRHMPPAVAGESAAFQLLNRGKRSALLDLKRPEGRAAFERLVSSYDVLFEQFRPGVLDRLGLGHDVLRGKFPKLVICALTGYGQEGPLKHRAGHDIDYLARGGLLGSQGPEDGPPQPPGFQLADVSGGMWSVIAILAALAERDRTGEGRVLDISMTDGILGFATATIGAALAGETRPRGADTLVGGIAPYGTYLSKDGHAFALGALEPKFWISFCAAAGIEPRMEALLPGPHQAEIKATVRDAFAKKTRDEWIAIGASHDCCLEPVVGPNELREDPLMKARELFFDIPSPRGDIPQVRLPVTPRDVAFAPPPRSGEHTRAIFREAGFSEAEIDDLARAGVIRQGESS, from the coding sequence ATGCGCCCCCTCGTCGGCAAACGGATCCTGGACCTCTCGCGGCTCTTGCCCGGCCCCTTCGCGACGCTCGTGCTCGCCGATCTCGGCGCCACCGTCGACAAGATCGAGGACCTCGCCGGCGGCGACTACCTCCGGCACATGCCGCCCGCGGTCGCCGGCGAGTCGGCGGCGTTCCAGCTCTTGAACCGCGGCAAGCGCAGCGCGCTGCTCGACCTCAAGCGGCCCGAGGGACGCGCGGCATTCGAGCGGCTCGTCAGCTCGTACGACGTGCTCTTCGAGCAGTTCCGCCCCGGCGTCCTCGATCGTCTCGGCCTCGGCCACGACGTGCTGCGCGGAAAATTCCCCAAGCTCGTCATCTGCGCGCTCACGGGCTACGGCCAGGAGGGGCCGCTCAAGCACCGCGCGGGGCACGACATCGACTACCTCGCGCGCGGCGGCCTGCTCGGCTCGCAAGGCCCCGAGGACGGCCCTCCGCAGCCGCCTGGCTTTCAGCTCGCCGACGTGAGCGGAGGCATGTGGTCGGTCATCGCGATCCTCGCCGCGCTCGCCGAGCGGGATCGCACGGGTGAGGGGCGCGTGCTCGACATCTCGATGACGGACGGCATCCTCGGCTTCGCCACGGCCACGATCGGCGCCGCGCTCGCGGGCGAGACCCGCCCCCGCGGCGCAGACACGCTCGTCGGCGGGATCGCGCCCTACGGCACGTACCTCTCGAAGGACGGACACGCCTTCGCGCTCGGCGCGCTGGAGCCGAAGTTCTGGATCTCGTTCTGCGCCGCGGCCGGGATCGAGCCGCGCATGGAGGCGCTCCTGCCGGGGCCGCACCAGGCCGAGATCAAGGCGACGGTGCGCGACGCCTTTGCCAAGAAGACGCGCGACGAGTGGATCGCGATCGGGGCGAGCCACGACTGCTGCCTCGAACCCGTGGTGGGTCCGAACGAGCTTCGCGAGGATCCGCTCATGAAGGCGCGCGAGCTCTTCTTCGACATCCCGAGCCCGCGCGGAGACATCCCGCAGGTTCGGCTGCCCGTCACGCCGCGCGACGTCGCCTTCGCCCCGCCCCCACGCTCGGGCGAGCACACGCGCGCGATCTTCCGCGAGGCCGGCTTTTCCGAAGCGGAGATCGACGACCTCGCCCGCGCCGGCGTCATCCGGCAGGGCGAAAGCAGCTAG
- a CDS encoding SCP2 sterol-binding domain-containing protein — MAVDIQKLFNEEVPEKIAKNPAGAKAIGGKYQFVISGDGGGEWFFDLTAPKAEAGNPGGADVTIKIAAADFPKLMENPQANGMQLYFAGKLKFEGNQMLAMKLNKLFEL, encoded by the coding sequence ATGGCCGTCGACATCCAGAAGCTCTTCAACGAAGAAGTCCCCGAGAAGATCGCCAAGAACCCCGCGGGGGCAAAGGCGATCGGCGGCAAGTACCAGTTCGTCATCAGCGGCGACGGCGGCGGCGAGTGGTTCTTCGACCTGACGGCCCCGAAGGCCGAGGCGGGGAACCCCGGCGGCGCCGACGTCACGATCAAGATCGCGGCGGCCGACTTCCCCAAGCTCATGGAGAACCCGCAGGCGAACGGCATGCAGCTCTACTTTGCCGGCAAGCTGAAGTTCGAGGGCAACCAGATGCTCGCGATGAAGCTGAACAAGCTCTTCGAGCTCTGA
- a CDS encoding IMP dehydrogenase → MLAAHLADGWAGGPGKGARLFSAVTPGAGATKAASRDTALPLVLVALVVLAVVQNAVVRVAVPLVLVMAAIVLFVRGSRRRSSDKAAPRGICVDGHGLFFQPESGPPQNIVPLGEPFGMTLVTSAKRDRMVAVWSSPEGLFYVGSTFEGTARRALGGLFDRAFTAVGDDAALEALGPDGAPLELQPSDFAALVFAVEELDPSCIERLVLSDARGAPLTLDGRELVVGERRFDLTAPLEWRPFVFQEAFGQAVAVYQGTSIRQGGSEAVLVALLPSILPYEFGEESDLDRSLLRDLRLMQAPPEEPPPRDARVAIDRLFVLPVRSALDRAPRASQQPSRARA, encoded by the coding sequence ATGCTGGCGGCACACCTCGCGGACGGATGGGCGGGCGGACCTGGAAAAGGCGCGCGTCTGTTCTCGGCGGTCACCCCGGGCGCAGGCGCGACGAAGGCCGCCTCCCGGGACACCGCGTTGCCGCTCGTGCTCGTCGCGCTCGTCGTGCTCGCGGTCGTGCAGAACGCCGTGGTCCGCGTGGCCGTGCCGCTCGTGCTGGTGATGGCGGCGATCGTGCTTTTCGTGCGCGGTTCGCGCAGGCGTTCGAGCGACAAGGCCGCGCCCCGCGGCATCTGCGTCGACGGGCACGGGCTCTTCTTCCAGCCGGAGAGCGGGCCGCCGCAGAACATCGTGCCTCTCGGCGAGCCCTTCGGCATGACGCTCGTGACCAGCGCCAAGCGGGATCGAATGGTCGCCGTGTGGAGCTCGCCGGAAGGCCTTTTTTACGTGGGATCGACGTTCGAAGGCACGGCGCGCCGCGCGCTCGGAGGGCTCTTCGATCGCGCGTTCACCGCAGTCGGCGATGACGCCGCGCTCGAGGCCCTCGGCCCCGACGGCGCGCCGCTCGAGCTACAGCCCTCCGATTTCGCGGCGCTCGTGTTCGCCGTCGAAGAGCTCGATCCCTCGTGCATCGAGCGCCTCGTCCTCTCGGACGCGCGAGGCGCGCCACTCACGCTCGACGGGCGTGAGCTCGTGGTGGGCGAGCGTCGCTTCGACCTCACCGCGCCCCTCGAGTGGCGCCCCTTCGTCTTTCAGGAGGCATTTGGCCAGGCCGTCGCCGTGTACCAGGGCACGTCGATCCGGCAGGGCGGGAGCGAGGCCGTGCTCGTCGCGCTTTTGCCCTCGATCCTGCCTTACGAGTTCGGCGAGGAGAGCGATCTCGATCGCAGCCTCCTCAGGGATCTGCGCTTGATGCAGGCCCCGCCCGAGGAGCCGCCGCCCCGCGACGCGCGTGTCGCGATCGATCGGCTCTTCGTCTTGCCCGTGCGCTCCGCGCTCGACAGGGCGCCGCGCGCTTCGCAGCAGCCGTCTCGGGCGCGCGCGTAG
- a CDS encoding heavy metal translocating P-type ATPase encodes MEHRVNEQAPAKVKDPVCGMMVTPGAAKGGQHEHAGTTYWFCNPRCRERFAADPDKYLAPKVEAKAPPAPKAAETAPAPVAVPPVDTIYTCPMDPEVRQDKPGSCPICGMALEPMAILTAEEPPNPELESMTRRLWISAALSLPLLVLAMAPMLMPGWRWSHVLPQQRWIELALATPVVLWGGWPFFERGFTSLVTRRFNMFTLIAIGTGTAYVYSVAATIAPSMFPASFRVHGGVVPVYFEAAAVIVTLVLVGQVLELRARSRTSGAIRALLGLAPKKARRLRDGVEEDVPIESVAVGDRLRVRPGERIPVDGVVLEGRSSVDESMVTGEPIPVEKDVGDRVTGGTVNGAGGFVMRAERVGQGTLLAQIVRMVGEAQRTRAPIQRLADVVSAWFVPAVVLTAVLTFVVWALLGPEPRLAYALLNAVAVLIIACPCALGLATPMSIMVGTGRGASAGVLVKNAEALEALERVDTLVVDKTGTLTEGKPAVASIVPLDGADERAVLRIAASLERGSEHPLASAILAAAKERGIDLAAVTSFRSLTGRGVTGVVEGEPAALGNARLLEELSIESAEALAHAEALRVRGQTVVFVARGGRVLGLVGVADPIKSSAKEALSALREEGLSIVMLTGDSRTTAEAVARELGITEIEAEVLPDQKSAVVERLTKSGKVVAMAGDGVNDAPALARAAVGIAMGTGTDVAMESAGITLVRGDLRGIVRARRLSRATMRNIRQNLFFAFVYNGLGVPLAAGVLYPFFGLLLSPMIASAAMSLSSVSVITNALRLRAVRL; translated from the coding sequence ATGGAGCACCGGGTGAACGAGCAAGCGCCGGCCAAGGTGAAGGATCCGGTGTGCGGGATGATGGTGACGCCCGGGGCGGCCAAGGGCGGCCAGCACGAGCACGCAGGCACGACGTACTGGTTTTGCAACCCGCGGTGCCGCGAGAGGTTCGCGGCGGACCCGGACAAATACCTCGCGCCGAAGGTCGAGGCGAAAGCGCCGCCCGCGCCGAAGGCCGCGGAAACGGCCCCGGCGCCGGTCGCCGTGCCCCCCGTGGACACGATCTACACCTGCCCGATGGATCCCGAGGTCCGGCAGGACAAACCAGGATCCTGCCCGATTTGCGGCATGGCGCTCGAGCCGATGGCGATCCTGACCGCCGAGGAGCCGCCGAACCCCGAGCTCGAGAGCATGACGCGGCGTCTCTGGATCTCGGCCGCGCTCTCGCTGCCGCTGCTCGTGCTCGCGATGGCGCCGATGCTGATGCCGGGGTGGCGGTGGTCCCACGTGCTGCCGCAACAGCGGTGGATCGAGCTCGCGCTCGCGACGCCCGTGGTCCTCTGGGGAGGATGGCCGTTCTTCGAGCGCGGCTTCACCTCGCTCGTGACCCGGCGCTTCAACATGTTCACGCTGATCGCGATCGGCACGGGGACGGCCTACGTCTACAGCGTCGCGGCCACGATCGCGCCTTCGATGTTCCCCGCATCGTTCCGCGTGCACGGCGGCGTGGTGCCTGTCTACTTCGAGGCCGCGGCGGTGATCGTGACGCTCGTCCTCGTCGGTCAGGTGCTCGAGCTACGCGCGCGTAGCCGCACCTCGGGCGCGATCCGCGCGCTGCTCGGACTCGCGCCGAAGAAGGCGCGGCGGCTGCGAGACGGCGTCGAGGAGGACGTGCCGATCGAGAGCGTCGCCGTGGGTGATCGGCTCCGCGTGCGGCCGGGCGAGCGCATTCCCGTCGACGGCGTCGTGCTCGAAGGTCGGAGCTCCGTCGATGAATCGATGGTCACGGGCGAGCCGATTCCGGTGGAGAAAGATGTCGGCGATCGCGTGACGGGCGGGACCGTGAACGGCGCGGGCGGCTTCGTGATGCGCGCCGAGCGCGTGGGGCAGGGGACGCTGCTCGCGCAGATCGTGCGGATGGTCGGCGAGGCGCAACGCACACGCGCGCCGATCCAGCGCCTCGCCGACGTCGTGAGCGCGTGGTTCGTCCCGGCCGTCGTGCTCACGGCCGTGCTCACGTTCGTGGTGTGGGCGCTCCTCGGCCCGGAGCCGCGCCTCGCGTACGCGCTGCTCAACGCGGTCGCGGTGCTCATTATCGCTTGCCCCTGCGCGCTCGGCCTCGCGACGCCGATGTCGATCATGGTAGGCACGGGGCGCGGCGCTTCGGCGGGCGTGCTCGTCAAGAACGCGGAGGCGCTCGAAGCGCTGGAGCGCGTGGACACGCTCGTCGTGGACAAGACGGGCACGCTCACCGAGGGCAAACCCGCCGTGGCCTCGATCGTGCCGCTCGACGGCGCGGACGAAAGGGCCGTGCTCCGCATCGCGGCGAGCCTCGAGCGCGGCAGCGAGCACCCGCTCGCCTCGGCGATCCTCGCGGCCGCGAAGGAACGAGGCATCGACCTCGCTGCCGTCACGAGCTTCCGATCCCTCACGGGCCGCGGCGTGACGGGCGTCGTCGAGGGCGAGCCGGCCGCGCTTGGAAATGCCCGCCTGCTCGAAGAGCTCTCGATCGAGAGCGCCGAGGCCCTCGCGCACGCAGAGGCGCTCCGCGTGCGTGGACAAACCGTGGTGTTCGTCGCGCGCGGCGGGCGTGTCCTCGGCCTCGTGGGCGTGGCTGATCCGATCAAAAGCTCGGCCAAAGAGGCGCTCTCCGCGCTGCGCGAAGAGGGCCTCTCGATCGTCATGCTCACAGGCGACAGCCGCACGACAGCCGAGGCCGTCGCGCGCGAGCTCGGCATCACCGAGATCGAAGCCGAGGTCCTTCCCGATCAAAAGAGCGCCGTTGTCGAGCGCCTCACGAAGAGCGGCAAGGTCGTTGCCATGGCCGGCGACGGCGTCAACGATGCGCCGGCCCTCGCGCGCGCCGCCGTGGGCATCGCGATGGGCACGGGCACCGACGTCGCGATGGAGAGCGCGGGCATCACGCTCGTGCGCGGCGATTTGCGCGGCATCGTGCGGGCACGGCGCCTCTCGCGGGCGACGATGCGGAACATCCGCCAGAACCTCTTCTTCGCCTTCGTCTACAACGGCCTCGGCGTCCCGCTCGCAGCCGGCGTGCTCTATCCGTTCTTTGGGCTCCTCCTGAGCCCCATGATCGCGAGCGCCGCCATGAGCCTGAGCAGCGTCTCGGTCATCACGAACGCGCTCCGTTTGCGCGCCGTGCGACTCTGA